In one window of Onychomys torridus chromosome 7, mOncTor1.1, whole genome shotgun sequence DNA:
- the Acp5 gene encoding tartrate-resistant acid phosphatase type 5, whose protein sequence is MDAQTVLLGLQIMSLPLLAHCTAPTPTLRFVAVGDWGGVPNAPFHTAREMANAKEIARTVQIMGADFIMSLGDNFYFTGVHDANDKRFQETFEDVFSDRTLRSIPWYVLAGNHDHLGNVSAQIAYSKVSKRWNFPSPYYRLHFKIPRTNVTVAIFMLDTVMLCGNSDDFSSQQPKMPRDLGVARSQMSWLKKQLAAAKEDYVLVAGHYPIWSIAEHGPTRCLVKHLRPLLATYGVTAYLCGHDHNLQYLQDENGVGYVLSGAGNFMDPSVRHQRKVPNGYLRFHYGSEDSLGGFTYVEISPKEMSITYVEASGKSLFKTSLPRRPRL, encoded by the exons ATGGACGCACAGACAGTGCTGCTGGGCCTGCAGATCATGTCACTCCCGCTCCTGGCTCACTGTACAGCCCCTACTCCCACCCTGAGATTTGTAGCTGTGGGTGACTGGGGCGGGGTCCCCAATGCCCCATTCCACACAGCGCGGGAAATGGCCAATGCTAAAGAAATTGCCAGAACTGTGCAGATTATGGGTGCTGACTTCATCATGTCCCTGGGGGACAACTTCTACTTCACTGGAGTACATGATGCCAATGACAAGAGGTTCCAG GAAACCTTTGAGGACGTGTTCTCTGACCGTACCCTGCGCAGTATTCCCTGGTATGTGCTGGCTGGAAACCATGACCACCTTGGCAATGTCTCAGCACAAATTGCCTACTCCAAGGTCTCCAAGCGCTG GAACTTCCCGAGCCCTTACTACCGTCTGCACTTCAAAATTCCACGGACAAACGTCACTGTGGCCATCTTCATGCTGGACACAGTGATGTTGTGTGGCAACTCTGACGACTTCAGCAGTCAGCAGCCCAAAATGCCCCGAGACCTGGGAGTGGCCCGCAGCCAGATGTCCTGGCTCAAAAAGCAGCTGGCAGCAGCCAAGGAGGACTATGTTTTGGTGGCTGGCCACTACCCCATCTGGTCCATTGCTGAACACGGACCCACCCGCTGCCTGGTCAAGCACTTGCGGCCACTGTTGGCCACATACGGGGTCACTGCCTACCTGTGTGGACATGACCACAACTTGCAG TATCTGCAGGATGAGAACGGAGTGGGCTATGTGCTGAGTGGGGCCGGCAACTTTATGGACCCCTCCGTGCGACACCAACGTAAGGTCCCCAACGGCTACCTGCGCTTTCACTACGGGTCTGAGGACTCCCTGGGTGGCTTCACCTATGTGGAGATAAGCCCCAAAGAAATGAGCATCACCTATGTGGAAGCTTCTGGAAAATCActtttcaagaccagcctgcccAGGCGACCCAGACTCTGA